From Candidatus Nitrospira nitrificans, a single genomic window includes:
- a CDS encoding YifB family Mg chelatase-like AAA ATPase gives MLAKVRSAALVGLDAHLVDVEVDISGGLPQFSVVGLPDAIVKESRDRVRSALKNTGFHFPAKRITVNLAPAGLKKEGSGLDLAIAVGILVAEEVIPQAMLDQRVLIGELSLDGRVKPVTGALSFALACRTKYDLLLPADNGAEAALVDGVSAYPLHTLPEAVEFLKGSHAIARSRSTHVLPESAGTTEDEDYTDVCGQDHAKRALEVAAAGGHNVLMVGPPGSGKTMLARRLPSILPLLESEEAIETTRIHSVAGQLAPDRPLLTVRPFRAPHHSISDAGLVGGGTVPKPGEVSLAHNGVLFLDESPEFKRGVLEGLRQPLEDGHIVLTRVSGTLKYPARFMLIAAMNPCPCGYYGDRIRPCMCTGPQIHRYRAKLSGPLLDRLDIHLDVPPVPVRELRADLPAPEGSAVIRSRVIGARERQRRRYRRDGIYTNAQLKPRMVKRYCGLDQSAQELLEQAMARLRLSARAHGRILRVARTIADLADSERIEALHIAEAIQYRSFDRSPDL, from the coding sequence ATGCTTGCCAAAGTGAGGAGCGCGGCGCTTGTCGGGCTCGACGCGCATCTGGTGGATGTCGAGGTCGATATCTCCGGCGGTCTCCCGCAATTCTCGGTCGTCGGCCTGCCTGATGCCATCGTCAAGGAAAGTCGTGACCGCGTGCGCTCCGCGCTGAAGAACACGGGGTTTCACTTTCCCGCCAAACGGATTACCGTCAATCTCGCTCCCGCCGGTCTGAAAAAAGAAGGATCGGGACTCGACCTTGCCATCGCCGTCGGAATTCTCGTCGCGGAAGAAGTCATCCCGCAGGCGATGCTGGACCAGCGGGTGCTGATCGGAGAATTGTCGTTGGATGGCCGAGTGAAGCCGGTCACGGGAGCCTTGTCGTTTGCGCTCGCGTGCCGAACCAAGTATGACCTGTTGCTGCCGGCCGACAATGGCGCTGAAGCGGCGCTGGTGGACGGCGTCAGCGCCTATCCACTCCATACCCTCCCCGAAGCCGTGGAGTTTCTGAAGGGGAGCCACGCCATTGCGCGGAGCCGGTCGACCCATGTGTTGCCGGAGTCCGCCGGGACGACGGAAGACGAGGACTATACCGATGTCTGTGGGCAGGACCATGCCAAGCGGGCGCTGGAAGTCGCGGCGGCGGGCGGACACAATGTGCTGATGGTCGGTCCTCCTGGTTCGGGCAAGACGATGTTGGCTCGGCGCCTGCCCTCGATTCTTCCGCTGCTGGAATCAGAGGAAGCCATTGAAACGACCCGTATTCATAGCGTCGCCGGGCAACTTGCTCCGGACCGGCCCTTGTTGACGGTTCGACCCTTCCGCGCGCCCCATCACAGCATTTCTGATGCCGGCCTTGTCGGGGGAGGCACCGTTCCGAAGCCCGGGGAAGTTTCCCTTGCGCATAACGGCGTGCTGTTTCTGGACGAGTCTCCTGAGTTCAAACGGGGGGTGCTCGAAGGATTGCGACAACCGTTGGAAGATGGACATATCGTCCTGACCAGAGTAAGCGGAACGCTGAAATATCCGGCTCGGTTCATGTTGATTGCCGCGATGAATCCTTGTCCTTGCGGATACTACGGGGATCGAATCAGGCCCTGTATGTGTACCGGCCCTCAGATACATCGATATCGCGCGAAACTCTCCGGGCCGCTGCTGGATCGGCTGGATATCCATCTGGACGTGCCTCCCGTTCCGGTCCGGGAGCTCCGCGCCGACCTGCCCGCGCCGGAGGGATCGGCCGTGATCCGATCGCGCGTCATCGGAGCTCGAGAACGTCAGCGGCGACGGTACCGACGGGACGGAATTTATACGAACGCGCAGTTGAAGCCGCGGATGGTAAAGCGGTATTGTGGACTCGATCAGTCCGCTCAGGAGTTGCTTGAACAGGCCATGGCGAGATTGCGACTGTCGGCGCGAGCGCATGGGCGTATCCTACGGGTTGCGCGCACCATTGCCGATTTGGCCGATTCGGAGAGGATTGAGGCCCTGCACATCGCGGAAGCCATTCAATACCGTTCATTTGACCGCAGCCCTGACCTGTGA
- a CDS encoding Lrp/AsnC family transcriptional regulator → MATRAYILIKVKAGKTKDVVATLKRMPGVEQAHSCFGRPDIFLFISVQDERALSDVVITKIHAVDGVEETDTHIVAE, encoded by the coding sequence ATGGCAACGAGAGCCTACATTCTCATCAAGGTCAAAGCGGGCAAAACCAAGGATGTCGTCGCCACGCTGAAGCGCATGCCCGGAGTCGAACAAGCCCATTCCTGTTTCGGCCGTCCGGATATTTTTCTCTTTATCAGCGTCCAGGATGAACGAGCGCTGTCCGACGTCGTCATCACCAAGATCCATGCGGTCGACGGCGTCGAAGAAACCGACACTCACATCGTCGCGGAATGA
- a CDS encoding Gfo/Idh/MocA family protein: MNETRIGVGLIGVGRHGMRYARHLVRDLPTASLRAVCRQHPEQGFDLPGASSVTIYKEPRSLIADPMVDVVLVVTPPIYSLDICRLAVQARKPLLIEKPLATTAADAQAMVVLAREAGVPLMTAQTLRFDHTIQRMKTLRHRIGRSERLDLISRIELKATAPDHADGYGKRGALLEIGVHMLDLVRFLTGEEVSTARCTMDVLPSAAPETSASVDLTTGGTACRIEIARVAVGRVGRAIWSGSQGRLEADWGQRRLHCSDETGTSDCDLPPAQTVLATLTAFLQAVKDGTPMPVTGEDGFRAVEIAEACYRSAQAGGAHVVLDRRS; encoded by the coding sequence GTGAACGAAACTCGCATCGGTGTGGGGTTGATCGGCGTGGGTCGGCATGGGATGCGCTATGCCCGGCACCTTGTGCGCGATCTCCCCACTGCTTCTCTCAGGGCCGTCTGCCGGCAGCATCCCGAACAGGGGTTTGATCTTCCCGGAGCTTCCTCCGTTACAATTTATAAAGAGCCTCGATCGCTGATCGCCGATCCCATGGTCGACGTGGTTCTTGTCGTCACTCCGCCGATCTATTCCCTGGATATCTGTCGGCTGGCGGTCCAGGCCCGCAAGCCTCTCCTGATCGAAAAGCCGCTGGCAACCACCGCAGCCGATGCTCAGGCGATGGTGGTCCTGGCCCGTGAGGCGGGGGTGCCGTTGATGACGGCGCAGACCCTCCGGTTCGATCACACGATTCAGCGCATGAAAACGTTGCGGCATCGTATCGGGCGATCGGAACGATTGGATTTGATCAGCCGGATTGAGCTCAAAGCAACGGCTCCTGACCATGCCGACGGCTATGGCAAGCGGGGAGCCCTGCTGGAAATCGGGGTGCATATGCTCGACCTGGTTCGATTCTTGACCGGTGAAGAAGTCTCCACCGCGCGCTGCACGATGGATGTCCTCCCGTCCGCCGCGCCTGAAACTTCGGCCTCCGTCGATCTCACCACCGGAGGAACGGCATGCCGGATCGAAATCGCGCGGGTGGCGGTAGGGCGCGTTGGGCGGGCAATATGGAGCGGCTCGCAGGGACGACTGGAGGCCGATTGGGGGCAGCGCCGGCTCCATTGCTCCGACGAAACCGGAACGAGTGACTGTGATCTCCCTCCGGCCCAGACGGTCCTTGCCACCCTCACGGCGTTTTTGCAGGCCGTGAAGGATGGCACGCCGATGCCCGTCACGGGCGAAGACGGATTCCGCGCGGTGGAAATTGCCGAAGCCTGTTACCGCTCAGCGCAAGCGGGAGGCGCTCATGTCGTCCTCGATCGCCGCTCGTAA
- a CDS encoding dienelactone hydrolase family protein yields the protein MSTTHATPFTLEQIGTGTARFPTGVPIPTHTDQMVDPYFKSKMPKEHQIDSLLFWPQQPGTYPGLVLLHDRWGLTGQMKDLGARLACEGYAVIIPNLYGRLGGMVTANDDVAAALLERQNDAHVITDINSCCEYLNTCHFAKRNIHGVVGYGMGGSYALRFACHRKRLRAAVSYYGKPVTPTELMRDLFSPVLYHQAGKDTWATQADVEQLRSASAEYAKRVEIHLYPEAAHAFCNEMKPASYAPDDSALAWERTAIFLKSCLQGI from the coding sequence ATGTCCACGACGCACGCCACACCGTTCACATTAGAACAGATCGGAACAGGAACCGCGCGCTTTCCAACCGGCGTGCCGATTCCCACGCACACCGATCAGATGGTCGACCCCTACTTCAAGAGCAAAATGCCGAAGGAGCACCAAATCGATTCGTTGCTCTTCTGGCCGCAACAACCGGGGACCTATCCAGGGCTTGTCCTGTTGCATGATCGATGGGGCTTGACCGGACAGATGAAGGATCTCGGCGCTCGGCTGGCCTGTGAAGGGTATGCGGTGATCATTCCCAATCTCTACGGCCGGTTGGGAGGAATGGTGACCGCCAACGACGACGTGGCGGCGGCGCTGCTGGAGCGCCAGAACGACGCGCATGTCATCACGGATATCAATTCCTGCTGTGAATACCTCAATACCTGCCACTTCGCGAAAAGAAATATTCATGGAGTCGTGGGGTACGGAATGGGCGGGTCCTATGCGCTCCGTTTCGCGTGCCATCGGAAACGATTGCGCGCGGCCGTCTCCTACTACGGCAAGCCGGTCACGCCCACAGAGCTGATGCGCGATCTCTTTTCACCGGTGCTCTATCACCAGGCAGGGAAGGACACCTGGGCGACTCAAGCCGACGTCGAACAACTACGCAGCGCCTCCGCCGAATATGCCAAGCGAGTCGAGATTCATCTCTATCCCGAGGCGGCCCACGCCTTTTGCAACGAGATGAAGCCGGCCTCCTATGCCCCTGACGATTCGGCCCTCGCCTGGGAACGAACCGCGATTTTTTTAAAGTCTTGTCTCCAAGGAATATGA
- a CDS encoding DUF423 domain-containing protein, with product MGSRIIAEQDAEKDRQRRSRIAQRLNVRPRVRFASSLAAVLLDGLFAHPAWQPARSAIGISGGEYPMDVDASSRWLVLIGCVSAGLGVAAGAFGAHMLKDILEPPMLAVYDTATRYQMYHAFGMVLSGFVVRFGRDAGAAKAGWLFLAGMVLFSGSLYGVSLSGVRWLGAVTPIGGALFIVGWSVLAWRAWRGTEC from the coding sequence GTGGGATCGCGTATTATCGCCGAGCAGGATGCGGAAAAAGACCGCCAGCGGCGTTCTCGCATCGCTCAGAGACTCAACGTACGGCCCAGAGTACGATTCGCCTCTTCGCTCGCTGCGGTCTTGCTGGACGGCCTTTTTGCGCATCCTGCATGGCAGCCGGCTAGGTCTGCAATCGGTATATCAGGAGGAGAGTATCCGATGGATGTCGATGCGTCATCACGGTGGCTGGTGTTGATCGGCTGTGTCAGCGCTGGATTGGGCGTGGCAGCCGGCGCATTCGGCGCTCATATGCTCAAAGACATCCTGGAGCCACCCATGCTGGCAGTCTATGACACGGCGACTCGCTATCAGATGTATCATGCCTTCGGCATGGTCTTGAGTGGGTTTGTGGTGCGGTTCGGCCGCGATGCGGGAGCGGCCAAAGCCGGCTGGCTGTTTTTGGCAGGGATGGTGTTATTTTCCGGTAGTCTGTATGGCGTGTCGTTGTCGGGAGTGCGTTGGCTCGGAGCAGTGACGCCGATCGGTGGAGCGCTGTTTATCGTGGGGTGGTCGGTGCTGGCCTGGCGCGCCTGGCGTGGCACAGAATGTTGA
- a CDS encoding bactofilin family protein, translating to MWDKKRELESDNANFTVLGKDVTFKGIVHFHSTVQIDSSIEGEIHAKGMLVIGENALIRGSIIAESVVCRGKIQGNVTASSKIQLLKPAVLLGDIVSPSFSLEEGAFFKGSIDMGSHPVVDELQQSTVVLSEFSPRLNSSRPVLIESE from the coding sequence ATGTGGGACAAAAAGCGAGAACTCGAATCGGACAATGCAAATTTTACGGTTCTAGGGAAAGACGTCACATTCAAAGGCATCGTCCATTTTCACAGCACCGTTCAAATTGATAGTTCCATCGAAGGAGAAATCCACGCCAAGGGCATGTTGGTGATCGGCGAAAATGCGCTCATCCGAGGCTCGATCATTGCCGAATCCGTTGTCTGCAGAGGAAAAATTCAAGGGAACGTCACCGCGAGCAGCAAGATCCAGCTCCTGAAGCCGGCGGTCCTGCTCGGCGATATCGTCTCCCCGTCGTTTTCGCTGGAAGAAGGCGCGTTCTTTAAAGGATCCATCGACATGGGCTCCCATCCGGTGGTCGATGAGCTCCAACAGTCGACCGTGGTGCTCTCTGAGTTTTCGCCGCGGCTCAACTCATCGAGGCCTGTGCTGATTGAAAGCGAGTGA
- a CDS encoding CopG family ribbon-helix-helix protein, producing MKYSRVPVTVSLPSNLAENFDRLAKAEAKNKSQLFREMLTVYEQRRREKQFHELQRYGAKKARKKSALTEADVEKLVFQGR from the coding sequence ATGAAATACTCGCGCGTTCCAGTGACGGTTTCCCTCCCATCCAATCTTGCTGAGAATTTTGACCGACTGGCCAAAGCAGAGGCCAAGAATAAGAGCCAACTCTTCAGGGAAATGCTCACGGTCTATGAACAACGGCGTCGAGAAAAGCAATTCCACGAATTACAGCGATACGGCGCAAAGAAAGCCAGAAAGAAAAGCGCGCTGACTGAGGCCGACGTGGAGAAACTTGTCTTCCAAGGCCGCTGA
- a CDS encoding AbrB/MazE/SpoVT family DNA-binding domain-containing protein: MKARMVRIGNSRGIRIPKAVIEQCHLHGAVDLEIQQGQLVIRSASKARAGWSQAFEQMHRHGDDLLVDRESALTSKWDRNEWTW; the protein is encoded by the coding sequence ATGAAGGCACGGATGGTGAGAATCGGAAACTCCCGAGGCATCCGGATTCCAAAGGCCGTGATTGAGCAGTGTCACTTACATGGAGCCGTTGATCTGGAAATCCAGCAGGGGCAACTCGTCATTCGGTCCGCTTCAAAGGCGCGAGCAGGATGGAGCCAAGCCTTTGAGCAGATGCATCGTCACGGAGACGACCTGCTCGTGGACCGCGAATCCGCCTTGACCTCCAAGTGGGACCGGAACGAGTGGACGTGGTAA
- a CDS encoding type II toxin-antitoxin system PemK/MazF family toxin — protein sequence MVTSRFDVFLVHLHPTEGREISKTRPCLVISPDELNAHIDTVIVAPMTTKGRPYPTRVPVRFKGKSGQIVLDQIRTVDKSRLVKRMGKIDESTHQQVLSLLAELFAP from the coding sequence GTGGTAACATCCCGTTTTGATGTTTTCCTTGTCCACCTCCATCCTACTGAGGGACGAGAAATCAGTAAGACCCGCCCCTGCCTTGTCATCTCACCGGATGAGTTGAATGCCCATATCGATACGGTCATCGTGGCACCGATGACAACGAAGGGACGCCCCTACCCTACCCGTGTACCGGTTCGGTTCAAGGGGAAGTCAGGACAGATTGTGCTGGATCAAATCAGAACCGTAGACAAAAGCCGCCTCGTCAAGCGCATGGGCAAGATCGACGAATCCACCCACCAGCAAGTCCTCTCCCTCCTTGCGGAACTCTTCGCTCCCTAG
- a CDS encoding chymotrypsin family serine protease, whose translation MDVKENPVRRTTPFPFEDYIAVQQVISNLTGLEQAIAPGNAHGVGIGFRMVNGRLTDQVVVRLYVFRKLPKKLLSRSSLLSSDVDGIPIDIVESDIPFAQTGINTEWTRPLKMGYSAAHVSVGAGTMGAVVEDVNSPGSQYLLSCSHVLAPPRAPGNAIRQPSRVDDFGPPRQIATLEKFTEVKLGVQVNHVDAALARLFPGMLADNDLGKLGRLSPLNILRPGMAEGQHLRVAKLGRTTGYTEGIIDDWHCNERITVDTPEGPCTAWFEEQLSVAPDGWPTFSEAGDSGSIVVELKPNGRAIGMVIAGTFGRSIVTPIYKVLKVQGLGPHDHWEVRFI comes from the coding sequence ATGGACGTAAAAGAAAATCCTGTAAGACGCACCACTCCGTTTCCATTCGAAGACTACATCGCTGTCCAGCAAGTAATCAGCAACCTTACGGGGCTGGAGCAAGCGATTGCTCCAGGAAATGCGCACGGAGTTGGTATTGGCTTCCGTATGGTCAACGGTCGGCTCACCGATCAGGTCGTGGTTCGGCTCTACGTTTTCAGAAAGTTGCCCAAGAAACTCTTGAGTAGGAGTTCCCTCCTGAGTTCAGATGTTGATGGCATTCCGATAGACATAGTTGAATCAGATATCCCCTTTGCCCAGACGGGGATAAACACGGAGTGGACACGCCCGCTTAAGATGGGTTACAGCGCAGCGCACGTGAGTGTGGGTGCTGGTACTATGGGAGCGGTTGTTGAGGATGTTAATTCCCCTGGCTCACAATATCTTCTATCCTGTAGTCATGTCTTAGCTCCGCCACGGGCTCCAGGAAATGCTATCCGACAACCATCGCGCGTCGACGATTTCGGCCCACCTCGTCAGATTGCCACCCTTGAGAAGTTCACAGAAGTGAAGTTAGGCGTCCAAGTCAATCACGTCGACGCAGCCTTGGCTCGGCTGTTTCCGGGAATGCTGGCCGACAACGATCTTGGCAAGCTCGGCAGGCTGTCCCCTCTCAACATACTTAGACCTGGGATGGCTGAGGGACAACATCTACGCGTCGCCAAGCTGGGACGCACAACGGGATATACTGAAGGCATCATAGACGATTGGCACTGCAACGAACGGATTACTGTCGATACACCGGAGGGACCGTGCACGGCCTGGTTTGAAGAGCAGTTAAGCGTCGCCCCGGATGGCTGGCCTACTTTTTCGGAGGCTGGTGATAGTGGCTCGATCGTTGTGGAGTTGAAGCCCAATGGCAGGGCGATCGGAATGGTAATTGCCGGGACATTCGGACGCAGCATCGTGACACCAATCTATAAGGTGCTCAAGGTGCAGGGTTTAGGACCACATGACCACTGGGAAGTACGTTTCATATAG
- a CDS encoding patatin-like phospholipase family protein, whose product MKAYWPATLAVAVLSGLAVWKAANYYEQFIGPLHIDAWPYGFFLAAIIFALIAPWPIGIWVYRDVTRRLVENGLGLCTGLTTDKINEALTPWLHDHIQRAAGRCMTDVPLTFGDLWHASGSDGSETRSIDLQMFSTNLSHGRPYIFPLADNEELYFTVEDMKRYLPEDVVKHLVKYSPSNQETNDEKGHLRLPTPEHFPVLLAARLSMSFPFLFTPIPLYCNVARSPVSGVKEFRRCWFSDGGISSNFPIHLFDDLLPRWPTFGLTLEPKLDGQDDVSIAKAYSEGYEEHSNYLSDQVEQKKGASTLGWFIGAVVGAMQNWNDNSLTRMPGVRDRVAKIRLNKTEGGLNLNMNKDEITAVADRGKSAIRQLASRFNRPQNGSTITGWDEHRFIRLHVLLNMLAARSPGVVSAVSLNGQGNPYATNFATLLNAIQAGMINPLPPGYPYQMTPHNCTDLNNFVSELVALARSIQPLNSSIPFQSIPIPALRIRPPL is encoded by the coding sequence ATGAAAGCCTATTGGCCTGCCACCTTGGCAGTGGCAGTACTCTCAGGGCTCGCTGTATGGAAAGCAGCGAACTATTACGAACAATTCATAGGTCCCTTGCACATTGACGCCTGGCCGTATGGGTTCTTCCTTGCCGCGATCATCTTTGCACTCATCGCACCGTGGCCAATCGGTATCTGGGTCTATCGTGACGTCACAAGGCGACTCGTAGAAAACGGCCTTGGCCTATGTACCGGCTTAACAACAGACAAGATAAACGAAGCGCTCACTCCTTGGCTGCATGATCATATACAGCGGGCAGCCGGCCGGTGCATGACGGACGTCCCTCTGACCTTCGGGGATCTCTGGCATGCGTCCGGATCGGACGGGTCAGAAACACGTTCAATTGACCTTCAGATGTTCTCTACTAACCTCTCGCACGGCCGGCCATATATTTTCCCATTGGCAGACAATGAAGAGCTCTATTTTACCGTGGAGGACATGAAGAGATACCTACCGGAGGACGTAGTCAAGCATCTGGTGAAATACTCTCCATCCAATCAGGAAACGAACGACGAGAAAGGGCATCTGCGGTTACCGACTCCAGAACATTTTCCTGTTCTGTTGGCTGCACGCTTGAGCATGTCGTTCCCATTTCTTTTCACACCCATTCCGCTCTACTGCAATGTTGCCCGCTCGCCAGTTTCCGGAGTCAAAGAATTTCGGCGATGCTGGTTTTCAGATGGCGGAATCAGTTCTAACTTCCCCATCCACCTCTTCGATGATCTGCTCCCAAGATGGCCCACCTTTGGCCTTACCTTGGAGCCGAAACTTGATGGGCAGGACGATGTCTCCATCGCAAAAGCCTACAGCGAAGGCTACGAAGAACACTCGAACTATCTCTCTGATCAAGTGGAGCAGAAAAAAGGCGCCAGCACATTGGGCTGGTTTATTGGTGCGGTCGTCGGTGCAATGCAAAACTGGAACGATAATTCGCTTACACGTATGCCAGGGGTGAGAGATAGAGTCGCCAAAATCCGGCTGAACAAAACTGAGGGCGGGCTGAATCTCAACATGAACAAGGATGAGATTACGGCTGTTGCCGATCGCGGCAAGAGCGCCATTCGGCAACTTGCGAGTCGGTTCAATAGACCACAGAATGGAAGCACGATCACCGGATGGGATGAACATCGGTTCATTCGATTGCACGTCCTACTGAATATGCTCGCGGCTCGATCGCCGGGGGTTGTTTCTGCTGTCAGTCTCAATGGCCAGGGGAATCCATACGCGACTAATTTTGCCACCCTTCTGAACGCTATCCAGGCTGGCATGATTAACCCTCTTCCTCCCGGCTATCCGTATCAGATGACACCGCATAACTGTACTGACTTGAACAACTTCGTTAGTGAGCTCGTAGCTCTTGCACGGAGCATTCAGCCTCTCAACTCATCAATCCCATTCCAATCCATCCCTATTCCAGCGCTGCGTATTCGTCCACCGCTATAG
- a CDS encoding type II toxin-antitoxin system HicA family toxin, giving the protein MGKLRVLSGRDVCRILEQHDFQIVRQRGSHIVMQRRTDFGTVTVPIPDHTEIRIGTLQSIIRQSGVPCTAFEI; this is encoded by the coding sequence ATGGGTAAACTCCGCGTCCTTTCGGGGCGAGACGTCTGCCGCATCCTCGAACAACACGATTTTCAGATCGTCCGTCAACGCGGAAGCCATATCGTGATGCAACGGCGAACGGACTTTGGCACCGTCACAGTTCCAATTCCCGATCACACTGAGATTCGAATCGGAACGCTGCAATCAATCATTCGGCAAAGCGGGGTCCCTTGCACCGCCTTCGAGATCTAA
- a CDS encoding type II toxin-antitoxin system HicB family antitoxin gives MGTRSYTAIVEKEGASYVALCPELDVASQGETVESATANLKEAVELFLECADPAEVERRLHTQVFVTRFEAAHG, from the coding sequence ATGGGAACAAGAAGCTATACGGCGATCGTCGAAAAGGAAGGAGCGAGCTATGTCGCGCTCTGCCCGGAACTGGACGTAGCCAGCCAAGGAGAGACGGTCGAATCGGCCACGGCCAATCTCAAAGAAGCTGTCGAACTGTTTCTCGAATGCGCCGATCCCGCCGAAGTCGAACGCCGGCTCCATACACAGGTTTTTGTCACCCGCTTCGAAGCGGCCCATGGGTAA
- a CDS encoding IS5 family transposase: MQQSTFAEVTFEQYRKPTRREQFLDEMNRVVPWAELVAVIEPVYPKADGPGRPPVGIERMLRLHCLQQWFNLSDPAVEEALYDSRAMRQFVGIDLGREPVPDETTICKFRHLLEAHQLGEQLFAQIGAYLTKQGLQVSRGTIVDATIISAPSSTKNRTKERDPEMHQTKKGNQWYFGMKAHIGVDSQTKLIHSVAATAANVHDSQMLPELLHGQETRVWGDAAYSGQREVIRQHAPKAKSFIQAKAYRYRPLSEEERARNRTKSKVRAKVEHTFLVIKRIFGWAKVRYRGLAKNTHWLHISCGLANLYVARRRLMAGT, translated from the coding sequence ATGCAGCAATCGACGTTTGCCGAGGTCACGTTTGAGCAATATCGCAAGCCCACCCGCCGTGAGCAGTTCCTCGACGAGATGAATCGCGTGGTGCCATGGGCGGAATTAGTGGCCGTGATCGAGCCGGTTTATCCCAAGGCCGATGGGCCGGGGCGTCCACCGGTCGGGATCGAACGCATGCTGCGCCTCCATTGCCTGCAACAGTGGTTTAACCTGTCGGACCCAGCTGTGGAAGAAGCGCTGTATGACTCACGGGCCATGCGACAGTTCGTCGGGATTGATCTGGGCCGTGAGCCCGTACCCGATGAGACGACGATCTGCAAGTTTCGCCACCTCCTGGAAGCCCACCAGTTGGGTGAGCAGCTCTTTGCACAGATCGGTGCGTATCTGACGAAGCAAGGGCTCCAGGTGAGCCGCGGCACCATCGTCGATGCGACCATCATCAGTGCGCCCAGTTCGACGAAGAACCGGACAAAGGAGCGGGATCCCGAGATGCATCAGACCAAGAAGGGCAATCAGTGGTATTTCGGTATGAAGGCCCATATCGGCGTGGACAGCCAGACGAAACTGATTCATTCGGTCGCGGCGACCGCTGCCAATGTGCATGACAGTCAGATGTTACCGGAGTTGCTGCATGGCCAGGAGACTCGGGTGTGGGGCGATGCCGCCTACAGTGGGCAACGCGAGGTGATCCGGCAGCATGCGCCTAAGGCCAAGAGTTTCATCCAGGCGAAAGCATACCGCTATCGACCGCTGAGTGAGGAGGAGCGGGCCAGGAACCGGACGAAATCGAAAGTGCGGGCCAAAGTGGAGCATACGTTCTTGGTGATCAAGCGCATCTTCGGCTGGGCCAAAGTCCGCTATCGCGGGTTGGCGAAGAATACCCATTGGCTGCATATCAGCTGCGGGTTGGCGAATCTGTACGTAGCGCGACGGCGGCTCATGGCGGGGACGTAG
- a CDS encoding HigA family addiction module antitoxin has protein sequence MKTLKMKNPPHPGFSVYVDCLEPHGLSVTEGAKILGVSRSALSHLVNESADLSWDMAIRLAKAFGGTPEGWMRLQFLYDAAQVEERAKKIKVKMFVAGTVSA, from the coding sequence ATGAAAACGTTGAAAATGAAGAATCCACCGCATCCTGGCTTTTCCGTGTACGTCGATTGTCTGGAGCCGCATGGGTTGAGTGTGACGGAAGGGGCTAAAATTCTTGGCGTATCGCGGTCGGCACTGAGTCATCTGGTGAATGAGAGTGCAGACTTGTCTTGGGACATGGCGATTCGCCTGGCGAAGGCGTTTGGCGGCACGCCTGAGGGATGGATGCGGTTGCAGTTTCTGTATGACGCGGCTCAGGTGGAAGAACGAGCTAAGAAAATCAAAGTGAAGATGTTTGTTGCGGGTACGGTGAGCGCGTAA
- a CDS encoding type II toxin-antitoxin system RelE/ParE family toxin → MFEGDPRRLPPDMVDRIRAIPARLHQAEAIEDMNVHSYRLHPLKGSRKGEWGVTVGAKWRITFRYEDGCGLDVNLEDYH, encoded by the coding sequence TTGTTCGAAGGTGATCCTCGGAGGCTCCCGCCGGACATGGTGGATCGGATCAGGGCCATTCCCGCGCGGCTACATCAAGCGGAAGCGATTGAAGATATGAACGTCCATTCCTACAGGCTGCACCCATTGAAAGGAAGCCGGAAGGGGGAGTGGGGTGTCACGGTGGGAGCCAAATGGCGCATTACGTTTCGGTATGAAGATGGTTGTGGGTTAGACGTGAATTTAGAGGACTACCATTGA